The following proteins are encoded in a genomic region of Nicotiana sylvestris chromosome 4, ASM39365v2, whole genome shotgun sequence:
- the LOC138890359 gene encoding uncharacterized protein: MDIDIIMKRKKRYARGRPRIRWGALTKDKAQELNGRLSTMRAWRSSGDASTMWSTTANYVREEAREVLGTLKGLFGRHQGDWWWNDIVQGKVEAKKVAYVKLVGSTSEEERRANRERYKVVRKEAKLAVTEAKNAVFGHLYEELGEKGGDRKLFRLAKARERKARDLDQVHQRRGWTERIPEEWRSSTVVPLFKNKCDIQCCNNYRGIKLLIHTMKVWERVVEARVRKTTSISDNQFGFIPGRSTTEAIHLIRRLVEQYRDKKKDLHMVFIDLEKAYDKVPREVLWRCLEAKGVLIAYIRAIKDMYDGAKTKVRTVGGDLEHFPVVMGLHQGLRLARSYLPW; encoded by the exons ATGGACATCGACATTAtaatgaagaggaagaagaggtatGCTCGTGGCCGACCGAGGATTAGATGGGGAGCTTTAACCAAGGATAAAGCACAGGAGTTGAATGGAAGGTTATCCACTATgagagcttggagaagtagtggagACGCGAGTACTATGTGGTCAACGACGGCGAACTACGTGAGAGAGGAAGCGAGAGAGGTGCTAGGGACATTAAAGGGTTTGTTTGGTAGGCACCAAggcgactggtggtggaatgacatagtccaaggtaaagtggaggcGAAGAAGGTAGCGTATGTGAAGTTGGTAGGGAGCACAAGCGAGGAGGAGAGGAGAGCAAATAGAGAGAGGTACAAGGTGGTGAGGAAAGAGGCAAAGCTggcggtcacggaggctaagaatGCAGTGTTTGGTCATCTATACGAGGAATTGGGGGAGAAAGGCGGGGACAGGAAGTTATTTCGGCTGGCTAAAGCGAGGGAGAGGAAGgcccgggatctggaccaagtacatcaaagacgaggatg GACGGAGAGGATACCGGAGGAGTGGAGGTCGAGTACAGTGGTACCGTTGTTCAAGAACAAATGTGATATCCAgtgttgtaacaattataggggtatcaagttacttatccataccatgaaagtctgggagagggtggtggaggcgAGGGTGAGGAAGACAACGTCTATATCCGACAACCAGTTTGGGTTCATACCGGGTCGCTCCACTACGGAAGCTAtacaccttattaggaggttggtggaacagtacagggataagaagaaggatctgcacatggtgtttattgacttggAGAAAGCATATGACAAGGTCCCTAGGGAGGTGCTCTGGAGATGTCTTGAGGCAAAAGGCGTGCTGATAGCCTACATAAGAGCgatcaaggacatgtatgatggagctaagactaaaGTTAGGACTGTGGGAGGTGACTTGgagcattttccggttgttatgggattacaccaaggcctgcgcttagcccgttcttatttgccttggtga